In one Lycium barbarum isolate Lr01 chromosome 7, ASM1917538v2, whole genome shotgun sequence genomic region, the following are encoded:
- the LOC132601464 gene encoding uncharacterized protein LOC132601464 — protein sequence MEDVIKVKELQFELNPPSLNKEVLHKAQETVSFYQHQFRQEATSGDYDMLKKVPKVIINAQNEVLTALSSTEEVENAVFGLNRDNTGGPDGFSGHFFQTCWSIIGGDVTNMENINIFADLRLISLSTFSNKIIFRVLHERIVPSLPSIISTTPTGFIKGRSIVENVLLAQEIIKDNNKRNKLHNVVVKLDMAKAYDRVSWIYLTKVFSQFCLFEIIIDMVWRLVSNNWYSVLINGKSHGFFKSSRGLRQDGPLSPTLFILVDEVLARNLNELHDDPAFKGYGIPKWSPQINHLSYAAETILFCSAETVYLRKMIKVLRNYVKVSGHW from the exons ATGGAGGATGTGATCAAAGTCAAGGAGCTACAGTTTGAATTGAATCCCCCAAGTCTGAATAAAGAAGTTTTGCATAAAGCTCAG GAAACTGTTTCTTTCTATCAACACCAGTTTAGACAAGAAGCAACATCAGGTGATTATGATATGCTGAAGAAGGTTCCTAAGGTGATCATTAATGCACAAAATGAGGTCTTGACTGCTTTATCTAGTACTGAAGAAGTCGAGAATGCAGTGTTTGGATTAAATAGGGATAATACTGGTGGTCCAGATGGTTTTTCAGGCCATTTCTTTCAAACATGTTGGAGTATCATAGGTGGAGATGTAACTAATATG GAGAATATAAACATATTTGCTGATTTGAGACTAATCAGTCTAAGCACTTTTTCTAATAAAATCATCTTTAGAGTTTTGCATGAAAGAATTGTTCCATCGTTACCTTCTATAATATCAACCACTCCGACTGGTTTTATTAAAGGTAGAAGCATTGTGGAGAATGTATTATTGGCTCAAGAGATTATCAAAGATAATAATAAGAGAAACAAACTACACAATGTCGTGGTAAAGCTTGATATGGCAAAAGCTTATGATAGAGTTTCATGGATATACTTAACTAAAGTGTTTAGtcagttttgtttgtttgaaatTATTATAGATATGGTTTGGAGATTGGTTTCAAACAACTGGTACTCAGTATTGATTAATGGGAAATCTCATGGTTTCTTTAAGTCATCAAGGGGTTTGAGGCAAGATGGTCCACTCTCTCCAACACTCTTCATACTAGTTGATGAGGTTTTGGCCAGAAATTTGAATGAGTTGCATGATGATCCAGCATTCAAGGGCTATGGTATTCCAAAGTGGAGCCCTCAGATAAATCATCTGTCATATGCAGCTGAGACAATCCTATTTTGCTCAGCAGAAACTGTTTATTTGAGAAAAATGATTAAGGTGCTAAGAAACTATGTGAAAGTGTCAGGTCACTGGTAA